In Alkalihalobacterium alkalinitrilicum, a genomic segment contains:
- the aroQ gene encoding type II 3-dehydroquinate dehydratase gives MKSILVINGPNINRLGKREPEIYGYDTLADLEKNLVEFGDGLGYEVLCKQSNYEGQIIEWIHEAQDHGYVGVIINPGAFTHYSYAIRDAIASISIPVIEVHISNVHAREPFRHISVTAPVTKGQIVGLGFNGYELAIQALIKGGS, from the coding sequence ATGAAATCGATTCTTGTAATTAATGGACCTAACATTAATCGACTAGGAAAGCGCGAACCTGAGATTTATGGGTATGATACGCTAGCGGATTTAGAGAAAAATCTAGTTGAGTTTGGTGATGGTCTAGGTTACGAAGTGCTTTGTAAGCAATCGAATTATGAAGGTCAAATTATTGAGTGGATTCACGAAGCTCAAGATCACGGTTATGTTGGGGTAATCATAAATCCAGGAGCCTTTACGCACTATAGTTACGCTATAAGAGATGCGATTGCTAGTATTTCGATACCTGTCATTGAGGTCCATATTTCTAATGTTCATGCTAGAGAACCTTTCCGGCATATATCAGTTACTGCACCAGTAACAAAAGGGCAAATTGTTGGACTTGGCTTTAATGGTTATGAACTTGCAATTCAAGCACTAATCAAAGGGGGAAGTTAA
- a CDS encoding SA1362 family protein, with the protein MSRKMYNPLVLILIGLAVLGFFYRLITQPLQLLTQFIIFGAIAAILFFLYKRFLANQFGVEGTSHRPKQQQVKNKTMKKTTNVVPHRKKAGQKKTSNRTLNKRSSAPNLTVIEGKKGKKKNRALF; encoded by the coding sequence ATGTCTCGTAAAATGTACAATCCTCTTGTTTTAATTCTTATTGGATTAGCAGTACTCGGATTTTTTTACCGACTGATTACACAGCCATTGCAATTGTTAACACAATTTATCATTTTTGGTGCTATTGCTGCAATCCTATTCTTCTTGTACAAACGCTTCCTGGCGAACCAATTTGGAGTGGAAGGGACCTCTCACCGTCCAAAACAACAACAGGTCAAAAATAAAACAATGAAGAAAACGACCAATGTTGTACCGCATCGTAAGAAAGCTGGACAAAAAAAGACAAGTAACCGTACACTAAATAAACGTAGTTCAGCACCTAATTTAACAGTGATTGAAGGAAAAAAAGGAAAGAAAAAAAATCGTGCACTGTTTTAA
- a CDS encoding vitamin B12-dependent ribonucleotide reductase produces the protein MTMMMSKVMTINKERLNDDIKVFPQVHPITADMNITKKGVSRLVMLDRYTFKDTEKKTLKEGDFVVLTVKDDPKFPARGFGFILEIDREANKAKVLVDEEFHGVLDEPTEMKTGIVERSLDTIEKPLEIYYEQIAKRVATGLASVEVDEKKRQETFEKFYHELFRMNFIPAGRVLYGAGAGTDVTYFNCYVMPYVKDSREGISEHRKQVMEIMSRGGGVGTNGSTLRPRNTLARGVNGKSSGSVSWLDDIAKLTHLVEQGGSRRGAQMIMLSDWHPDILEFIISKMQNPRILRFLLETTKDDQIKKLVKDKLKFNPLSDVDQAMYQGIVNFKNVEGQGGFDDKVIKEAEEKLTVGGTFTVNNSEFLTGANISVCLTKEFMEAVENDANYSLRFPDVENYSEEEMAIYNNEWHEYGDVREWEKHGFKVRTYRTIKAKELWNLINICATYSAEPGIFFIDNANDMTNAKAYGQKVVATNPCGEQPLAPFSVCNLAAINLAEMADKENKVVDFAKLQQTVEVGVRMQDNVIDATPYFLEQNTKQAKGERRVGLGVMGLHDLLIYCETIYGSEEGNQLVDQIFETIATTAYRTSIELAKEKGSFPFLVGETYEDTVALREAFINTGYMKKMPEDIRQGVLEHGIRNSHLLTVAPTGSTGTMVGVSTGLEPYFSFSYYRSGRLGKFIEVNAEIVQEYMNSHPEVTKENLPDWFVSSMELTTEAHADVQCIIQRWVDSSLSKTVNAPRGYTVEQVQKVYERLYKGGAKGGTVYVDGSRDAQVLTLSAEENTFDDQSVDKKVSTKKQPIVLVDTIADLRSTKVTFGSEVGDKCPVCREGTVEDLGGCNTCTSCGAQLKCGL, from the coding sequence ATGACGATGATGATGTCGAAGGTGATGACGATCAACAAAGAAAGACTAAACGATGATATTAAGGTGTTTCCTCAAGTTCATCCAATTACAGCAGACATGAACATTACGAAGAAGGGTGTTTCCCGACTTGTAATGCTCGATCGTTACACATTTAAAGACACAGAAAAGAAAACACTTAAAGAAGGGGACTTCGTCGTTTTAACAGTAAAAGATGATCCTAAGTTTCCAGCGAGAGGTTTTGGATTTATTCTTGAAATCGATAGAGAAGCGAATAAAGCCAAAGTCCTTGTTGATGAAGAATTCCATGGTGTTTTAGATGAACCTACAGAAATGAAAACAGGCATCGTCGAACGCTCATTAGATACAATTGAAAAACCATTAGAAATTTATTATGAACAGATTGCTAAACGTGTAGCAACTGGTTTAGCATCTGTTGAGGTGGATGAGAAAAAGCGCCAAGAAACCTTTGAAAAGTTTTATCATGAACTATTTCGCATGAATTTCATCCCTGCTGGACGTGTCTTATATGGTGCAGGTGCTGGAACAGATGTGACGTACTTTAACTGTTATGTTATGCCATATGTAAAAGACTCGAGAGAAGGCATTTCCGAACACCGCAAACAGGTCATGGAAATTATGAGCCGAGGTGGCGGAGTCGGAACAAATGGTTCAACGCTAAGACCACGTAACACTTTGGCAAGAGGCGTGAATGGTAAATCGTCAGGATCGGTTTCATGGTTAGATGATATTGCGAAGTTAACACATTTAGTTGAGCAAGGTGGCTCAAGACGTGGGGCTCAAATGATCATGCTATCAGATTGGCATCCTGATATTTTAGAATTTATTATTTCTAAAATGCAAAATCCACGTATTTTGCGGTTCTTATTAGAAACGACAAAAGATGATCAAATTAAAAAATTAGTAAAAGATAAATTAAAGTTCAACCCGCTGTCTGACGTTGATCAAGCGATGTATCAAGGCATCGTTAACTTTAAAAATGTTGAAGGTCAAGGCGGATTTGACGATAAAGTGATTAAAGAAGCAGAAGAAAAATTGACGGTTGGTGGAACGTTTACTGTCAATAATTCTGAGTTTTTAACTGGTGCTAATATTTCTGTATGTTTAACGAAAGAGTTTATGGAAGCTGTTGAAAACGATGCGAACTATTCTTTACGCTTTCCAGACGTAGAAAACTACTCAGAAGAGGAAATGGCGATCTATAATAATGAGTGGCATGAGTATGGAGATGTTCGTGAGTGGGAAAAACATGGCTTTAAAGTAAGAACATATCGCACGATTAAAGCGAAAGAGTTATGGAACTTAATTAATATATGTGCAACATATTCTGCTGAACCAGGTATTTTCTTTATCGATAATGCCAATGACATGACAAATGCAAAAGCATATGGTCAAAAAGTAGTGGCAACGAATCCTTGTGGTGAACAACCACTTGCACCGTTTTCAGTTTGTAACTTAGCTGCGATTAATTTAGCTGAAATGGCTGATAAAGAAAATAAAGTTGTTGATTTTGCAAAGTTACAACAAACGGTTGAAGTTGGCGTTCGTATGCAAGATAACGTAATTGACGCTACTCCGTATTTCTTAGAACAAAATACAAAGCAAGCAAAAGGTGAACGTCGTGTGGGGTTAGGTGTGATGGGACTCCATGACTTACTTATCTATTGTGAAACAATATACGGTTCTGAAGAAGGTAATCAACTTGTCGATCAAATCTTTGAAACCATTGCGACGACAGCTTATCGTACCAGTATTGAACTGGCAAAAGAAAAAGGAAGCTTTCCGTTTTTAGTCGGTGAGACATATGAAGATACAGTCGCTTTAAGAGAAGCATTTATTAATACAGGCTATATGAAGAAAATGCCTGAAGATATTCGTCAAGGAGTTTTGGAGCATGGAATTCGTAACTCCCATTTATTAACAGTTGCTCCAACAGGTTCAACTGGAACAATGGTTGGCGTGTCAACGGGTCTTGAGCCATACTTCTCTTTTTCTTACTACCGTAGTGGTCGTTTAGGGAAGTTCATTGAAGTCAATGCAGAAATTGTTCAAGAATATATGAATAGCCATCCAGAAGTTACAAAAGAAAACTTACCTGACTGGTTCGTGTCTTCTATGGAATTAACAACAGAAGCTCATGCGGATGTTCAATGTATTATACAGCGTTGGGTAGATAGCTCGCTTTCTAAAACGGTAAACGCACCGAGAGGATACACAGTAGAGCAAGTTCAAAAAGTTTATGAACGTCTTTATAAAGGTGGAGCTAAAGGTGGTACAGTTTATGTAGATGGAAGCCGTGATGCTCAGGTACTTACACTTAGTGCCGAAGAAAATACGTTTGATGATCAATCAGTAGACAAGAAAGTATCGACAAAAAAGCAACCAATCGTACTCGTTGACACGATTGCAGACCTTCGTTCAACAAAAGTGACGTTTGGATCTGAAGTTGGAGACAAGTGTCCTGTTTGTCGAGAAGGAACGGTTGAAGATCTTGGTGGTTGTAATACGTGTACAAGTTGTGGAGCACAATTAAAGTGTGGACTATAA
- the spoIIIAA gene encoding stage III sporulation protein AA: MKEVLDVLPEPIAQLITQCPDSLKKDIEEIRIRINRPLEVIAGGKPYYPEFHKQVYKVRPEEGQHLLNQLSQYSLYAFEEELKRGFITIRGGHRVGLAGKVIIESGHVKALRDISSYNIRIARQKIGVANKVVPHIYQKGWQNTLIVGAPQTGKTTLLRDIARIISSGVPELNIPPSKVGVIDERSEIAASVRGVPQHDLGHRIDVLDGCPKAEGMMMMIRSMSPEVLIVDEIGRKEDSIAIMEAIHAGVKIVTTVHGFDMEELDQRPTIAELMKANVFNRCIELTRRNSAGSIRRIRNQLRKDVVNVI; this comes from the coding sequence ATGAAAGAAGTACTTGATGTTTTACCTGAACCAATCGCTCAACTTATTACTCAATGTCCAGACTCATTAAAAAAAGATATAGAAGAAATTCGCATTCGTATTAATCGTCCATTAGAAGTGATTGCAGGTGGTAAACCTTATTACCCAGAGTTTCATAAGCAAGTATATAAAGTTCGACCAGAAGAGGGTCAACATTTACTAAATCAGTTGAGTCAATATTCGTTATATGCCTTCGAAGAAGAACTGAAAAGAGGCTTCATTACGATCCGTGGAGGACATCGGGTAGGTTTAGCTGGGAAAGTGATTATTGAGTCTGGTCATGTGAAAGCGTTGAGAGATATTAGTTCTTATAACATAAGGATTGCGCGGCAAAAAATCGGTGTTGCAAATAAAGTGGTCCCACATATCTATCAAAAAGGTTGGCAAAATACTTTAATTGTGGGTGCCCCTCAGACGGGAAAAACTACTTTATTAAGGGATATCGCGCGAATTATTAGTAGTGGAGTACCTGAATTGAATATTCCTCCTTCCAAGGTTGGGGTGATTGATGAACGTTCTGAAATTGCAGCAAGTGTACGAGGTGTGCCACAGCACGATTTAGGTCACCGTATTGATGTACTAGACGGGTGTCCTAAAGCAGAAGGTATGATGATGATGATTCGTTCCATGAGTCCTGAAGTGTTAATCGTAGACGAAATCGGAAGAAAAGAGGATTCGATAGCGATAATGGAAGCGATACATGCTGGGGTGAAGATCGTAACAACGGTTCACGGTTTTGATATGGAAGAATTAGACCAAAGACCGACAATAGCCGAACTAATGAAGGCCAATGTGTTTAACCGGTGTATTGAACTCACAAGAAGGAATTCAGCAGGTTCGATCAGGCGAATTCGAAATCAGCTTCGGAAAGATGTGGTGAACGTTATTTGA
- the efp gene encoding elongation factor P, giving the protein MISVNDLRTGLTIEVDNGIWQVLEFQHVKPGKGAAFVRTKLRNIRTGGIQEKTFRAGEKVAKAHIENRKMQYLYASGDTHTFMDNESYEQLELPSSQIERELKFLKENMEVHIMTYQQEILGVEVPNTVVLEVTETEPGIKGDTASGGTKPATLETGLIVQVPFFINQGDVLIIDTRNGDYVSRA; this is encoded by the coding sequence ATGATTTCTGTAAACGATTTAAGAACAGGATTGACAATTGAAGTAGATAATGGAATTTGGCAAGTACTTGAGTTCCAACATGTAAAGCCTGGAAAAGGTGCTGCTTTTGTTCGAACTAAACTACGTAACATTCGTACAGGAGGTATTCAAGAAAAAACATTCCGAGCGGGAGAAAAAGTTGCTAAGGCTCATATTGAAAATCGCAAAATGCAGTATTTGTATGCAAGTGGCGATACTCATACATTTATGGATAACGAATCATATGAACAACTTGAATTACCTTCATCACAAATTGAACGTGAACTTAAGTTTTTAAAAGAAAATATGGAAGTTCATATTATGACGTATCAACAGGAAATTCTAGGAGTAGAAGTTCCAAATACTGTAGTGCTTGAAGTTACAGAAACAGAACCTGGTATTAAAGGTGACACGGCAAGTGGGGGTACAAAACCTGCTACTCTTGAAACAGGGTTAATTGTTCAAGTACCGTTTTTCATTAACCAAGGTGACGTACTCATCATTGATACTCGTAATGGTGATTATGTTTCTCGTGCGTAA
- the ltrA gene encoding group II intron reverse transcriptase/maturase, whose product MKLLEQILSNQNMNEAYLRVYRNKGASGVDGVTVDELKQYLKENKDELRQRIRTRKYQPQAALRVEIPKENGKMRKLGIPTVVDRVVQQAIHQVLSPIFEKQFSEFSYGFRPKRSCEMAIIKSLEYLNDGHDWIVDIDLERFFDTVHHDKLMRIIANTIDDGDVISLIRKYLVSGVMVNGKYEETPIGTPQGGNLSPLLSNIMLNELDKELESRGLRFIRYADDALIFVKSEKAADRVMKSIVRFIEEKLGLIVNAEKSKVSRPKELKFLGFGYYYDPNNKRYQVRPHPISVQKFQRKLRQLTKRNWSVPLDYRILKLKQVIFGWVNYFRIANMKTAMSRIDKKLRSRLRVIIWKQWKVAKKQIKSLTQLGIPEEEAKGLTFCRKGYRYIGLSKVVQKAISNKRLKQRGVPSALERYLKVHTVI is encoded by the coding sequence GTGAAGCTTTTAGAGCAGATTTTAAGTAATCAAAACATGAACGAAGCTTACCTGCGTGTTTATAGAAATAAGGGTGCAAGTGGGGTCGACGGAGTAACAGTCGACGAACTAAAACAATATCTGAAAGAGAACAAGGATGAACTGCGCCAGCGCATCAGAACAAGAAAATACCAACCACAAGCTGCCTTAAGAGTGGAGATCCCAAAAGAAAATGGAAAGATGCGCAAATTGGGAATACCAACAGTAGTGGATAGGGTAGTTCAACAAGCAATTCACCAAGTACTTAGTCCGATATTCGAAAAGCAGTTCAGTGAATTCAGTTACGGCTTTAGACCAAAAAGAAGTTGTGAGATGGCAATTATAAAAAGCTTGGAATATCTGAATGATGGACACGATTGGATAGTGGACATTGACCTTGAAAGATTCTTCGATACAGTCCACCACGATAAACTCATGCGAATTATTGCCAACACAATAGATGATGGAGACGTTATCTCTCTAATAAGAAAATATCTTGTTAGTGGGGTCATGGTGAATGGGAAATATGAAGAAACACCAATCGGGACTCCGCAAGGAGGTAACCTCAGTCCATTATTGAGTAATATTATGTTGAATGAACTCGATAAGGAATTAGAAAGTAGAGGATTACGATTCATAAGATACGCTGATGACGCACTCATCTTTGTGAAAAGCGAAAAAGCCGCTGACAGAGTGATGAAATCAATCGTGAGATTTATAGAAGAGAAATTAGGATTGATAGTAAATGCCGAAAAGAGTAAAGTTTCTCGCCCAAAAGAGTTAAAATTCTTGGGATTTGGGTATTATTATGATCCTAATAACAAGAGATATCAAGTGCGGCCTCATCCAATTTCAGTACAGAAATTTCAAAGGAAGCTTCGACAATTGACAAAGCGAAATTGGAGTGTTCCGTTAGACTACCGAATACTGAAACTGAAACAAGTCATATTCGGATGGGTGAATTACTTTAGAATCGCAAATATGAAAACAGCAATGAGTCGAATAGATAAGAAATTACGCTCAAGATTAAGGGTAATCATCTGGAAACAATGGAAGGTAGCGAAAAAACAAATCAAGTCGCTAACTCAATTAGGGATACCTGAAGAAGAAGCGAAAGGATTAACGTTCTGCCGGAAAGGTTATCGGTATATCGGATTATCGAAAGTTGTTCAAAAAGCAATCTCAAACAAAAGACTAAAACAAAGGGGAGTACCCTCTGCTTTAGAACGTTACTTAAAAGTACACACTGTAATATAA
- the mntR gene encoding transcriptional regulator MntR: MPTPSMEDYLERIYMLIEDKGYARVSDIAEALEVHPSSVTKMVQKLDKSEYLIYEKYRGLILTPKGKKIGKRLVYRHDLLEDFMKIIGVTNENIYVDVEGIEHHLSWDAIDRIGDLVQYFQ; this comes from the coding sequence ATGCCAACACCAAGTATGGAAGATTATTTAGAACGAATATATATGCTAATTGAAGATAAAGGGTATGCCAGAGTATCAGATATTGCAGAGGCATTGGAAGTTCATCCGTCTTCCGTTACAAAGATGGTTCAAAAACTAGATAAAAGCGAATATTTAATATATGAAAAATATCGTGGACTAATTTTAACCCCTAAAGGAAAGAAAATTGGAAAACGTTTAGTTTATCGTCATGATTTATTAGAGGACTTTATGAAAATTATTGGGGTTACCAATGAAAATATTTATGTTGATGTCGAAGGAATCGAGCATCATTTAAGTTGGGATGCTATCGACCGGATCGGTGACCTCGTTCAATATTTTCAATAA
- a CDS encoding YqhR family membrane protein — protein sequence MENQQSNSQSLEQNRKDDPMSYNAKVATIGIFGGLLWSILGYIAFFFNFARIGPALVLMPWALGDWKNGYRGQLVGIVVIAILSIAVAFIYKLLLEKVNSMWAGALYGVVLWLVVFYLLNPIFPGLKSVANLDSNTILTTLCLYVLYGVFIGYSISFEYQELKRVQSE from the coding sequence TTGGAAAATCAACAATCAAATTCACAATCATTAGAACAAAACCGAAAAGATGACCCAATGTCATATAATGCCAAAGTTGCGACAATTGGAATTTTCGGGGGACTACTTTGGAGTATATTAGGCTATATTGCTTTCTTCTTTAACTTTGCAAGAATTGGTCCTGCGCTTGTCTTAATGCCATGGGCATTAGGTGATTGGAAAAATGGTTATAGGGGACAACTCGTTGGTATTGTAGTTATTGCGATATTATCAATAGCTGTTGCTTTTATTTATAAGCTATTACTTGAAAAAGTAAATAGTATGTGGGCTGGAGCGTTGTACGGTGTTGTATTGTGGTTGGTCGTATTTTATTTATTAAATCCAATATTTCCAGGCTTAAAGAGTGTAGCAAACTTGGATAGTAACACTATATTAACTACATTATGTTTGTACGTGCTATATGGTGTCTTTATCGGCTATTCTATTTCTTTTGAATATCAAGAATTAAAAAGAGTACAGTCAGAATAA
- a CDS encoding aminopeptidase P family protein — protein MERLQKLRTTFKEQGIDGLLIASTYNRRYMTSFTGTAGVALVSEKEAKFITDFRYVEQAKAQATGFEVVQHTGPIFEEVAKQASNMGIGRLGFESDHTTYQTFEIYQKQIQGELVPVSGVIEKLRLLKDENEIQIITAAAEIADAAFDHITKYIRPGITELDVANELEFFMRKQGAASSSFDIIVASGLRSALPHGVASEKVIAKGELVTLDFGAYYKGYCSDITRTLAVGQINDELRKIYDTVLEAQKRGMEGIKPGLTGKQADALTRDYITEQGYGDYFGHSTGHGLGMEVHEGPALSMKSDTVLEPGMIVTVEPGIYISGVGGTRIEDDTLITENGNRSFTKSTKELLIVGE, from the coding sequence GTGGAACGTTTACAAAAATTGCGTACAACATTTAAAGAGCAAGGAATTGATGGTTTATTGATTGCTAGTACGTATAATCGTCGATACATGACGAGCTTTACGGGTACAGCTGGAGTGGCATTAGTTTCAGAAAAAGAAGCGAAGTTTATTACTGACTTTCGGTATGTTGAACAAGCGAAAGCTCAAGCAACAGGCTTTGAAGTAGTTCAACATACAGGACCTATTTTCGAAGAAGTAGCAAAACAAGCGAGTAATATGGGGATTGGACGTTTAGGTTTTGAAAGTGATCATACAACCTATCAAACGTTTGAAATTTACCAAAAGCAAATTCAAGGAGAGCTAGTTCCAGTCAGTGGTGTAATAGAAAAGCTACGTTTACTAAAAGACGAGAATGAAATTCAAATTATTACGGCTGCAGCAGAAATTGCAGATGCCGCTTTTGATCATATTACAAAATACATACGCCCAGGAATTACAGAGCTTGATGTTGCAAATGAACTGGAATTCTTTATGAGAAAACAAGGAGCTGCATCCTCATCGTTCGATATTATAGTTGCATCAGGACTTCGTTCTGCTTTACCACACGGTGTTGCGAGTGAAAAGGTTATTGCTAAAGGAGAACTAGTTACTCTTGATTTTGGTGCTTATTATAAAGGGTATTGTTCGGACATAACCCGTACGTTAGCAGTTGGACAAATAAATGATGAACTCCGAAAAATATATGATACTGTACTAGAAGCACAGAAAAGAGGAATGGAAGGAATCAAACCTGGACTGACTGGGAAACAAGCAGATGCACTAACGCGTGATTATATTACAGAGCAAGGCTATGGTGATTATTTTGGCCATTCTACAGGACACGGATTAGGAATGGAAGTACATGAAGGTCCGGCCTTATCAATGAAGTCGGATACGGTCCTAGAGCCAGGAATGATCGTTACGGTTGAACCAGGTATTTACATTTCAGGTGTTGGTGGTACTCGCATCGAAGACGATACATTAATAACAGAGAACGGAAATCGTTCATTCACAAAATCCACTAAAGAGCTATTAATCGTAGGTGAATAA
- a CDS encoding YqhV family protein, which produces MKGFFTGIETALLGMVILRIISGMIELSAAGLMLKLNSIEKAVAINAILAIVGPLVLITTMTIGLIGLADKLSASKLILIGLGVTLILIGIKR; this is translated from the coding sequence ATGAAAGGTTTTTTTACAGGAATTGAAACTGCATTATTAGGGATGGTTATCTTGAGAATTATTTCAGGGATGATTGAACTTTCTGCAGCAGGTCTAATGTTGAAATTGAATAGCATTGAAAAGGCAGTTGCAATTAATGCCATTTTAGCAATTGTAGGACCACTTGTTCTTATTACAACCATGACGATAGGGCTTATTGGATTAGCAGATAAGTTGTCTGCAAGTAAGCTTATTCTGATTGGGCTAGGTGTAACTTTAATTTTAATTGGTATTAAAAGATAA
- a CDS encoding phosphatase PAP2 family protein, whose translation MFESNFLTWLLSLEHPFLDFFNSFIHLISHEYFYFMAIPIIYWAIHKQTGFQLLSLFLFSMYVNNFIKDIFMVERPNGALQLNDGYSFPSGHTQAATTFWGYLIPSVSKQWFTILSCFIVASVAFTRLYTGAHWPFDILGAIVIGSFLIYASYRSLDWAGGMPERIKISLWLIVPFALFILSPEQAFLSGLLLGSGLGYHLEQTKNRMDIKVSLLKKAVAILIGIMGIVAIQTIDMFLPNQVFIEFIHAIGLGLWITYIAPMLFVSLRIYQQQGNKIGL comes from the coding sequence ATGTTTGAGTCCAATTTTCTTACTTGGTTATTGTCTTTGGAGCACCCATTCCTTGACTTTTTCAATTCTTTTATTCATTTGATCAGTCATGAATATTTCTACTTTATGGCCATCCCTATTATTTACTGGGCTATCCATAAACAAACTGGGTTTCAGCTTTTATCATTGTTTTTATTTTCCATGTACGTTAACAATTTTATTAAGGATATTTTTATGGTTGAACGTCCAAATGGTGCATTACAACTTAATGATGGTTATTCTTTCCCGAGTGGTCACACTCAAGCTGCAACGACATTTTGGGGGTACCTCATTCCTTCAGTATCAAAACAATGGTTTACTATTCTTTCCTGTTTTATCGTAGCCTCTGTTGCCTTTACTAGACTTTACACTGGAGCACATTGGCCTTTTGATATTCTAGGGGCAATCGTAATTGGGTCCTTTCTGATTTATGCGAGTTATCGATCATTAGACTGGGCAGGTGGTATGCCTGAACGAATAAAAATTTCCCTTTGGCTTATCGTTCCTTTTGCTCTTTTCATCTTGTCACCTGAACAAGCTTTTCTTAGTGGATTATTACTCGGTTCAGGGTTAGGTTATCATCTAGAACAGACGAAAAATCGGATGGATATAAAGGTTTCTTTACTCAAAAAAGCAGTCGCTATTTTGATTGGTATAATGGGAATTGTAGCTATTCAAACCATTGATATGTTTTTACCCAACCAAGTTTTTATTGAATTTATTCATGCGATTGGTTTAGGCTTGTGGATTACCTATATTGCACCAATGTTATTTGTAAGTTTAAGAATTTATCAACAGCAAGGAAACAAAATCGGCTTATAA
- a CDS encoding patatin-like phospholipase family protein: MKIDGVFAGGGVRAFAFIGATQVLEERGFSFARLSGTSAGALFSALLKAGYTSHEINDLMNELNVAEFMDGRKTLLPFKWMKWIQLYFNLGMYKGDKLEQWISEKLEKKGVKTFADLPEGSLKIIASDLTKGRILVLPDDLPTYGLIPEKFSVARAVRMSSSIPYFFEPVKVYDPSGRKSYIVDGGVLSNFPLWVFMRELNQKLPRPVLGFRLTPNVNEIPPNEIHNAIDMFQSLFETMRKAHDVRYIIEEHAKNIVFIPVEDVKATDFDLSEEKKEALILLGRERTEKFLKKWVY, translated from the coding sequence ATGAAAATTGATGGCGTATTTGCAGGAGGTGGCGTTCGTGCATTTGCATTTATCGGAGCAACACAAGTGCTTGAAGAACGAGGGTTTAGTTTCGCAAGGCTTTCTGGTACAAGTGCAGGTGCATTATTTTCAGCACTTTTAAAAGCAGGTTATACCAGTCATGAAATTAATGACTTAATGAACGAGTTGAATGTTGCTGAATTTATGGATGGAAGAAAAACCTTACTACCTTTTAAGTGGATGAAGTGGATCCAATTATATTTTAATCTTGGGATGTATAAGGGCGATAAGCTTGAACAATGGATTAGTGAAAAGTTAGAAAAAAAAGGTGTGAAAACTTTTGCGGATTTGCCTGAAGGTTCGTTAAAAATTATTGCATCCGATTTGACAAAAGGTAGGATACTTGTGCTCCCAGATGACTTACCAACCTATGGACTTATTCCAGAAAAATTTTCAGTGGCTCGTGCGGTCAGAATGAGTAGTAGTATTCCTTACTTTTTTGAACCTGTGAAGGTGTATGATCCATCGGGGAGGAAGTCCTATATCGTAGACGGTGGAGTACTCAGTAACTTTCCACTATGGGTATTTATGAGGGAGTTGAATCAAAAATTGCCTCGACCCGTTTTGGGGTTTAGGTTAACACCAAATGTAAACGAAATACCACCGAATGAAATTCATAATGCAATTGATATGTTTCAATCCTTATTTGAAACGATGCGTAAGGCTCACGATGTACGCTATATCATTGAAGAACATGCGAAAAATATAGTGTTTATTCCTGTAGAGGATGTGAAAGCAACTGATTTTGATTTATCTGAAGAAAAAAAAGAAGCTCTCATTCTTTTAGGAAGAGAGCGGACGGAAAAATTTTTAAAAAAATGGGTTTACTAA